TTGCCGCCCACGAGAGACAGGGTGGTGACGTTCTTGCCGCCGCGGCGGTCGTTGCGCTTTTCGATCCGGTAGTCGCGGGAAACGAAGCCCGGCTGCGTGTCATCGTGCTTGGGCAGCGGGCGGACGCCGGAGAACGTGTAGACGATGTGGTCGCGGCGCACGTCGATGGTCGGGAACACGTGGGCGACGAGTTCGAAGAAGTACTCGATCTCCTCATCGGTGCAGACCGATGCCTCGTTGATGTCGGCGTCGATGTCCGTGGTGCCCACCAGCACGCGGTCACCCATCGGGTAGATGAGGACGATGCGGCCGTCGGTGTGTTCGAAGAACAGCTCGCGGCCGGCGCAGGCCTCGAGCAGCTCCGGGTGGTCCAGGACGATGTGCGAGCCCTTGGTGCCGCCCATGAAGGACGTGCGCTTGCCGAAGGAGTCGTTGGTCTCGTCAACCCAGGCGCCGGTGGCGTTGATGACGACGTCGGCCTCGAACAGGAATTCCTCGCCGGTCAGTTCGTCGCGCAGCATGGTGCCGGCGTCGGTGGTTCCCACAGCGGAAACGTAGTTGCTGGCGCGGGACTGCTTGTTGGCCTCGAGGCCGTCTCGCAGCACATCCAGGGTCAGGCGCTCGGGGTTGTGCACCGAGGCGTCAAAGTACGTGGCGGTGTACTTGACGTCGGAGCGCAGCTTGGGCAGTTCCTGCAGGGACTTCTTCTTGCCGACGAAGTTGTGGCGCGGAGCCACACGGCCGCCGCGGGAGAAGAAGTCGTACATCAGCAGGCCGGCCTTGATGAGCACTGCGCCGCGTTCGGTGTGCTTGCCCTGCTTGTGCGTCAGGAAGCGCAGCGGGGCCGCGGTGATGCCCGAGAAGGTGCTGGTGATCGGGATGGTGGTCTGCAGCGGCTTCACGTAGTGCGGAGCCAGTCGGAGCAGCGCGTTGCGCTCGACGACGGACTCGTGCACCAGGCGGAACTCGCCGTTCTCCAGGTAGCGGATGCCACCGTGGATCATGTGGGAGGAGGCGCCCGAGGCGCCCTGGCAGTAGTCTCCACGCTCGACGAGGACAACGTCCACGCCCTGCAGCGACAGGTCCCGGAAGGTACCTACGCCGTTAATGCCGCCGCCAACGATCAGCACCGAGGCCCGGGGGCGGTCCTTCAGCTGCTGAACCACCGGGCGGGCGGCGGTTTTTCCCTGTGCGGGGTTCACGGAATTGTCCACGACTCTCTCCAAACGCTTCTGTGGCGGCTTTGCCATTCCTCCAATGTTCGAAGCCGTGAGCCCTTTGGATCGAGCCGATGCACAAACGTGCACGCTGGCATAATGGATACATGAGCAACACAGCGGTATCAGCGGAGCAAATGTGAACAAAGGTGTCAGTTCGCGGCCCTCGAAGCAGTCCGGCGTGGTAGAGGTTCGGGCGGAGCCGGAAACCCGGACCAGGGATGCTCTCCGTGCCGCGCAGATGTATTACCTGCAGAACCTGACCATGGAAGCGATCGCCCGTGAGCTGCGGATCTCCCGCTCCACGGTCTCCCGTCTGTTGTCCCATGCGCGTGCCACGGGGCTGGTGGAGATCAAGATCCAGAGTGCTGCGGACCGGGCGCCGGCGCTGGAGAAGGAGATCAGTTCGCGGTTCGGCATTCACGCGAAAGTGGTTCCGGTTGCCGAGGGGGTATCCCCCGCGCAGATCCTGCAGCGGGTTGCCGTTCAGGCGGCGCACCTGATTAATCCGCTGATTGATTCCGACGCGATCGTGGGTGTTGCCTGGGGCTCCACCCTGACCGCAGTCAGCCAGCATCTCTCGGTGAAAAACACGCACGACAGCACAATCGTGCAGATGAACGGGGCCGGCAACTTCCGGACCTCCGGCATCACCTACGCCAGCGAGATCCTGCAGCGGTTCGGCCACGCCTATGGTGCGCGCGTGGTGCAGTTTCCGGTGCCGGCCTTTTTCGACCACAAGGAAACCAAAGAGGCGATGTGGCGCGAGCGGCCGGTGAAGCGCGTGCTGGACCTGCAGGCGCGGATGAACACCGCCATCTTCGGAGTGGGCTCCATGGAGGCCGGCGTGCCCAGCCACGTGTACAACGGCGCCTACCTGGACGAGGAGGACCTGGACGATCTGATGGCTGAGGAGGTGGTGGGCGACGTCGCCACCATGTTCTACCGCGCTGACGGCACCTGGGACGGCATTGGCCTCAATGACCGCAGCACCGGCCCGGACCTGGACGTGCTGCGCCTGGTGCCGCGGCGGATTTGCGTGGTGGCTGGTGAGGCGAAAACCGCCAGCCTGCTGGGCGCGCTGCGGGCGGGCCTGGTGACCGATTTGATCCTGGACGAAAACTCCGCCCGCCGGTTGGCGTCCAGCTAGCTGCTCCTCCAGCGCCGAACACCCAGGGCCGCCGCATCGGCGCCCCTGGATGCGCCTCAGCGTGCGCCTCAGCTTGCATCTCAGCCCTGGACCGGGTCCGGAGAAAGCGCGTCCAGCCGGAGGATCCGCAGCTCATCCGGAAGCAGCCCGGGCACGTGCACACCCACTGCCTCGAGGGCCCGGCCGGTCAGGACGGCGCCGTCGCCGTCCGGCCACCAGGGCGGCGGGCGGAAACCCTGCGGGGTTGGGCCGGGGGTCACGTCCCGCAGCCGGTAGGAGCGTTTCGGGTCCAGGCCGCGGAGCGTGAACCGGCCCAGCGGTTCAATGTCGGAAACTGCGGTGCGGACGACGGCGAACAGGGCCCGTGATTCCGAGGCATCCACGACGCCGTGAATCTGCAGCGAGGGGTCGAATGAATCAAGGCGGATCATGCGGCCGCCGTGCAGCAGCGCACGGTGCTCCTTGTAGAACTGCACCCAATCCGCCAGTTCCAGGGCATCCTCCCGGGTTGCCTCGGTCAAGTCCCACTCGATGCCCAGATGCCCCCACACCGCCGTTCCGGCCCGGAAGTGGAGCGAGTGCATGCGGCCGGTGGTATGCGAGCGCAGCGAAGCAATGTGGGATCCCATCAGCTCCGGCGGAATCAGCTGCTGCGTCCAGCGGTGCATCCGCTGCCTGTCCAGCGGATCGATGCTGTCAGAGGTCCAGACCCGGTCCGTGTGCTCCAGCACGCCCAGGTCAACACGGGATCCGCCTGATGAACAGGACTCGATCTCCAGGCCCGGAAACCGTTCCTTCAGCTCAGCCATGAGCCGGTATGCGGCCAGCGTCTGCGCGTGCACGCCCGGCCGGCCGTCCGGTTGGGTGCCGGCTTCGATCAGGTCCCGGTTATGGTCCCACTTGATGCACGCAATCGGGTAGCGCTCCAGCAGAGCCACCATCTGGTCCCGCACGTGCCCGTAGGCGCCGGGCATGCCGATGTTGAGGACCTGCTGGCGCCGGGAGGACACGGGAAGCCGACCGGCAGGAGCCATGATCCATTCCGGGTGGGCGCGGGCCACATCGGAATCCGGGTTGACCATTTCGGGTTCGAACCACAGGCCGAACTCCATCCCGAGGGAATGCACATGGCTGATCAGCGGATCCAGGCCCTCCGGCCACACGTCAGCGGACACCACCCAGTCCCCCAGCCCGGAGTTATCGTTCCGCCGGGACCCGAACCAGCCGTCGTCGAGCACAAAACGCTCGACGCCGGCTTCCGCTGCGCGGTCAGCCAGCTCCGTGAGCCGGTCCAGCCGGTGGTCAAAGTAGACGGCTTCCCACACGTTGAGCGTGACCGGCCGCGGACGCGAAGGATGCTTCGGCCGGGCCCGGAGCCAGGCGTGCAGCCGGGCGGCCTGGTCATCAAGCCCTTTGCCCCACACTCCGTACAGCCAGGGAGTGGAGTAGCTTTCCCCGGCACCGAGCATCACCTCTCCGGGCAGGAGCAGTTCGGAGCCGCCCAGCACCTGGAGCCCGTTGGACAGCCGCTCCGCCCAGGCGCGGTGGTTGCCTGAGAAGCCCACGTGGAGCCCCCAGACCTGTCCGTCCGCGAAGCCGAAGCCGGGTTCACCCGCTGAAAGGACGTAGACGGCGTCGGCGCCCGTGCGCCCCCGGCGTCCTTCTCGCAGGTGGATGCCCACCGGCAGCGGGCCGCGCTGAGGAGCCCGTTCCGCACCCCAGTGTCCGGCAAAATCTAGGATTTCCCGTGCGTGGGACGGCAGGGGCAGGATTACCCCCAGTTCCTGCACCCGATAGTCCCCCTCAGCCCTGTTGGTCAGCCGTGCCCGCGTACGGAGCAGTCCCGATGCGGCAAGCTCAAGCTCAATGACCAGATCCAGCCCGGAACCGGTGTCCACGGCCGTCACGGTCAGAGTGGCCGGGCCTGCGCTGGTCAAGGAACCATCAGTTTCGGCGGCCTCTCCCGCAGCGGAAGCGAGTTCCACCTGCGTGACGTGGAACTGTGGCGTCCAGGCGACGCCGTTCCGGTCGCCCGCCAGCCCCGGCCGCCCGGTCCAACCGGTGTGGAGCGAACCGAGCATGTCCGGCCGGACCGGAACATCCAAGCTGTTGGCCGAGGGGTGCGGAACAGCGGCGAGGGCCAGCACCGCGGCCTCCTCCGAGCCAAG
This genomic interval from Arthrobacter citreus contains the following:
- a CDS encoding sugar-binding transcriptional regulator, yielding MYYLQNLTMEAIARELRISRSTVSRLLSHARATGLVEIKIQSAADRAPALEKEISSRFGIHAKVVPVAEGVSPAQILQRVAVQAAHLINPLIDSDAIVGVAWGSTLTAVSQHLSVKNTHDSTIVQMNGAGNFRTSGITYASEILQRFGHAYGARVVQFPVPAFFDHKETKEAMWRERPVKRVLDLQARMNTAIFGVGSMEAGVPSHVYNGAYLDEEDLDDLMAEEVVGDVATMFYRADGTWDGIGLNDRSTGPDLDVLRLVPRRICVVAGEAKTASLLGALRAGLVTDLILDENSARRLASS
- a CDS encoding alpha-galactosidase, with the protein product MTAVSLEESRVLDPAGPCRVHLRGGGVSVLLDLSDHQLPSIVHWCGELPELGSEEAAVLALAAVPHPSANSLDVPVRPDMLGSLHTGWTGRPGLAGDRNGVAWTPQFHVTQVELASAAGEAAETDGSLTSAGPATLTVTAVDTGSGLDLVIELELAASGLLRTRARLTNRAEGDYRVQELGVILPLPSHAREILDFAGHWGAERAPQRGPLPVGIHLREGRRGRTGADAVYVLSAGEPGFGFADGQVWGLHVGFSGNHRAWAERLSNGLQVLGGSELLLPGEVMLGAGESYSTPWLYGVWGKGLDDQAARLHAWLRARPKHPSRPRPVTLNVWEAVYFDHRLDRLTELADRAAEAGVERFVLDDGWFGSRRNDNSGLGDWVVSADVWPEGLDPLISHVHSLGMEFGLWFEPEMVNPDSDVARAHPEWIMAPAGRLPVSSRRQQVLNIGMPGAYGHVRDQMVALLERYPIACIKWDHNRDLIEAGTQPDGRPGVHAQTLAAYRLMAELKERFPGLEIESCSSGGSRVDLGVLEHTDRVWTSDSIDPLDRQRMHRWTQQLIPPELMGSHIASLRSHTTGRMHSLHFRAGTAVWGHLGIEWDLTEATREDALELADWVQFYKEHRALLHGGRMIRLDSFDPSLQIHGVVDASESRALFAVVRTAVSDIEPLGRFTLRGLDPKRSYRLRDVTPGPTPQGFRPPPWWPDGDGAVLTGRALEAVGVHVPGLLPDELRILRLDALSPDPVQG
- a CDS encoding glycerol-3-phosphate dehydrogenase/oxidase translates to MAKPPQKRLERVVDNSVNPAQGKTAARPVVQQLKDRPRASVLIVGGGINGVGTFRDLSLQGVDVVLVERGDYCQGASGASSHMIHGGIRYLENGEFRLVHESVVERNALLRLAPHYVKPLQTTIPITSTFSGITAAPLRFLTHKQGKHTERGAVLIKAGLLMYDFFSRGGRVAPRHNFVGKKKSLQELPKLRSDVKYTATYFDASVHNPERLTLDVLRDGLEANKQSRASNYVSAVGTTDAGTMLRDELTGEEFLFEADVVINATGAWVDETNDSFGKRTSFMGGTKGSHIVLDHPELLEACAGRELFFEHTDGRIVLIYPMGDRVLVGTTDIDADINEASVCTDEEIEYFFELVAHVFPTIDVRRDHIVYTFSGVRPLPKHDDTQPGFVSRDYRIEKRNDRRGGKNVTTLSLVGGKWTTFRALSENLASEAMTALGMPRKTTTSELQIGGGKDFPSTEAEERLWINRTANEVADRDRVRVLLTRYGTRATDVLAFLAQGGDQLLASTNEISTRELTYMVENEQITRLADVLIRRTSLAFRGLVTEAMLNEMAELLAPQLGWDEAETRRQVESARDLLVTMHGMKIPAAV